In Acidaminococcus fermentans DSM 20731, one genomic interval encodes:
- the cas4 gene encoding CRISPR-associated protein Cas4 — translation MTWREEEYLMISGIQHFVFCRRQWALIHIEQQWAENRLTAEGQLIHKNAHNDRFVEKRAGVMTVRGLRISSRTLGASGICDVVEFTQTEPGEEGARLAGHRGLWKVLPVEYKRGKDKSDDCDILQLAAQVICLEEMLGCSIEKGCLYYHAIRHRRDIPITEELRQQVRDMFAEMHQYYERRYIPRVKPSRACTSCSLKDLCLPKLQKAGTVADYYAGRFQEEGL, via the coding sequence ATGACCTGGAGGGAAGAGGAGTACCTGATGATCTCAGGGATCCAGCATTTCGTCTTCTGCCGGCGTCAGTGGGCGTTGATCCACATTGAACAGCAGTGGGCGGAAAACCGGCTGACTGCAGAAGGCCAGCTGATCCATAAAAATGCTCACAATGACCGGTTTGTGGAAAAACGGGCAGGCGTGATGACGGTACGGGGGCTGCGGATCAGTTCCCGTACCTTGGGAGCTTCGGGCATCTGCGATGTGGTGGAATTCACCCAGACGGAACCGGGAGAAGAAGGCGCCCGTCTGGCCGGCCACCGGGGATTGTGGAAAGTTCTGCCGGTGGAATATAAGCGGGGAAAGGACAAATCAGATGACTGCGACATCCTCCAGCTGGCTGCCCAGGTGATCTGTCTGGAAGAAATGCTGGGTTGCTCCATCGAAAAGGGCTGTCTGTACTACCATGCCATCCGGCACCGTCGGGACATTCCCATTACGGAAGAGCTGCGGCAGCAGGTGCGGGATATGTTTGCGGAGATGCACCAATACTATGAGCGGCGGTACATTCCCCGGGTGAAACCCAGCCGGGCCTGCACCAGCTGTTCTCTGAAAGACCTGTGTCTGCCCAAACTGCAGAAGGCAGGAACGGTAGCCGATTACTACGCCGGACGGTTCCAGGAGGAGGGTCTATGA
- the cas2 gene encoding CRISPR-associated endonuclease Cas2 yields the protein MLILVTYDVNTETPAGRARLRKVAKCCVAHGQRVQNSVFECLLDQAQFVLLKGELEALIDKDHDSLRFYNLGNTYQNKIQHLGAKRTYDPEAPMVL from the coding sequence ATGCTGATCCTGGTAACGTATGATGTAAATACCGAAACTCCGGCTGGAAGAGCCCGGCTGCGGAAAGTGGCCAAATGCTGTGTGGCCCACGGACAGAGAGTGCAGAATTCCGTATTCGAATGCCTGCTGGACCAGGCCCAGTTCGTCCTTCTGAAAGGAGAACTGGAGGCCCTCATCGACAAAGACCACGACAGCTTGCGGTTCTACAACCTGGGAAACACATATCAGAACAAAATCCAGCACCTGGGAGCCAAAAGGACCTATGACCCAGAAGCTCCCATGGTGCTGTAA
- the cas1c gene encoding type I-C CRISPR-associated endonuclease Cas1c, which produces MKRLLNTLFILSEDLYLSLDNQNLTAWREGNVVQRIPLLNLESIFYFGYKGASPALLGACAEQNIGFTFLTPQGKFLARVSGTGQGNVLLRKAQYRKSDQEQASLQLAQWFLTGKIWNARVTLMRFLRDHPLSVNGEQFREAIQILKGALRDLQQAKDGDQLRGVEGNAAHVYFSLFDQLILGDKKTFFFRERNKRPPLDPMNALLSFAYTLLAADCAHALEAVGLDASVGFLHRDRPGRKSLALDLMEEFRSLAADRFVLSLVNTRSLTGKHFKKTETGAVLMNEEGRKIFLTRWQERKQEKLEHPFLKEKIPWGLFPYVQALLLAKWLREDLDGYPAFLGK; this is translated from the coding sequence ATGAAACGACTGCTGAATACCCTGTTCATCCTGTCGGAGGATCTCTACCTGTCCCTGGATAACCAGAACCTGACAGCCTGGCGGGAGGGGAATGTGGTCCAGCGGATCCCTCTGCTGAACCTGGAGAGCATCTTCTACTTCGGCTATAAAGGAGCCTCACCAGCCCTGCTGGGGGCCTGTGCGGAACAGAACATCGGCTTTACATTCCTAACGCCCCAGGGGAAATTCCTTGCCCGGGTCAGCGGAACCGGGCAGGGGAATGTGCTGCTGCGGAAGGCCCAGTACCGAAAGAGTGATCAGGAGCAGGCAAGTCTTCAACTGGCCCAGTGGTTCCTGACGGGGAAAATCTGGAATGCCAGGGTTACCCTGATGCGGTTTCTCCGGGACCATCCATTGTCGGTAAACGGGGAACAGTTCAGGGAAGCCATCCAGATCCTGAAAGGGGCACTTCGTGATCTGCAGCAGGCCAAAGACGGGGACCAGCTGAGAGGTGTGGAAGGGAATGCCGCCCATGTGTACTTTTCCCTGTTTGACCAGCTGATCCTGGGGGACAAAAAGACCTTTTTCTTCCGGGAACGGAACAAACGGCCGCCTCTGGATCCCATGAATGCGCTGCTCTCCTTTGCCTACACCCTGCTGGCTGCCGACTGTGCCCATGCTCTGGAAGCAGTGGGACTGGATGCCAGTGTGGGATTTCTCCATCGGGACCGGCCCGGGAGAAAATCCCTGGCTTTGGACCTGATGGAGGAATTCCGGTCCCTGGCTGCCGACCGGTTCGTCCTTTCCCTGGTGAACACCCGGAGCCTTACCGGAAAGCACTTTAAAAAGACGGAAACCGGTGCTGTCCTGATGAACGAAGAGGGAAGAAAGATTTTCCTGACCCGATGGCAGGAACGGAAGCAGGAAAAATTGGAACATCCCTTTTTGAAGGAAAAGATACCCTGGGGACTTTTCCCCTATGTCCAGGCTCTGCTCCTGGCCAAATGGCTGAGAGAAGATCTGGATGGGTATCCGGCATTTTTGGGGAAGTGA
- the cas5c gene encoding type I-C CRISPR-associated protein Cas5c, whose product MSYGVRIDCWGKYACFTRPELKGERMSYDVMTPSAARGLVEAIFWHPGLRYVIDEIDVLSPIQFTNVRRNELKSKISGSTVLAGARGGKLLAQATHEDIMQRASTVLKNVHYCITLHFEMTEKANASDNPGKFREMLTRRARKGQCYHQPYFGTREFPASFRLVEDDEEIQPYPITQDLGLMLYDMDYRNLQNITPRFFRAKLVNGVLDLRNCEVHQ is encoded by the coding sequence ATGAGTTATGGAGTAAGAATCGACTGCTGGGGGAAGTACGCCTGTTTTACCCGGCCGGAACTGAAAGGGGAGCGGATGAGTTACGATGTGATGACTCCCTCGGCTGCCCGGGGACTGGTGGAAGCCATATTCTGGCATCCGGGGCTGCGGTATGTGATCGATGAAATCGATGTGCTGAGCCCCATCCAGTTTACCAATGTACGGCGAAATGAACTGAAAAGCAAGATTTCCGGGAGTACGGTCCTGGCCGGTGCCCGGGGCGGCAAGCTGCTGGCACAGGCAACCCATGAAGACATTATGCAGCGGGCTTCCACGGTGCTGAAAAATGTCCATTACTGCATTACCCTTCATTTTGAAATGACGGAGAAAGCCAATGCTTCGGATAATCCCGGTAAATTCCGGGAAATGCTCACCCGCCGGGCCCGGAAAGGCCAGTGCTACCACCAGCCGTATTTTGGCACCCGGGAATTTCCGGCTTCTTTCCGGCTGGTGGAGGATGACGAGGAAATCCAGCCCTATCCCATTACCCAGGATCTGGGACTGATGCTCTACGACATGGATTACCGGAATCTGCAGAACATCACCCCACGGTTTTTCCGGGCGAAACTGGTCAATGGAGTCCTTGATCTCCGGAACTGCGAGGTGCACCAATGA
- a CDS encoding CRISPR-associated helicase/endonuclease Cas3, giving the protein MTNSLAKTIYLAHLDPEGKRAPQLLLDHLRQVSRLAEEFAPTPEMKEAARQCGLLHDVGKYSADFQNYLLGKKHGRVDHSTAGAQLLAGNGNLISSMEAFCIAGHHAGLSDLGSPTDLPGENTFSARVKKKVPDCSAWKQELEAPKPVQRIEQAISDFQSQGQMDFIGCGLWLRMLYSCLVDGDFLDTEAYMQGGAVQRGGFASLEQLHERFFSALEEKGFFHPQNALNRKRCEILQRCIQKGKDKEDRIYTLTVPTGGGKTISAFAWALEKARTCGKRHIIYVIPYTSIIEQTADILRSYLGEENVIEHHSQVEYEDKDEKMDPRRLATENWDAPVIVTTNVQFFESLFANRSSRCRKLHNVANSILLFDEAQMFPVEYMIPVLRSLEALVRHFSCSALLCSATQPRLDQFLQGKPQELMEDIPGLYDFFKRTQLVNEGLLSYDQVAEALDAQPQSLCICLTKGEAREIASRIRGEYLYLSTNLCPAHRQQVIHAMKEKLKRGEPCRVVSTSIISVGVDIDFPVVYVEENGVDALIQGAGRCNREGKRKAEDSLVHIFATENSRKSHFLEQERQSTHMVEQKFPDLAAPEAIAKYFDWLYHAKDAILDKKKIVELSGNGKYATIGQQFKLIEDHTKNVLIPWNKEAQEIIQQLQYGIRTRQLLRKAGRYMVSVWSQNGPQPGLYEQMLADGVTEALDEQMAVLRDLSVYKEATGLTYQAEEGRGLFS; this is encoded by the coding sequence TTGACGAATTCTTTGGCGAAAACAATCTATCTGGCTCACCTGGATCCGGAGGGAAAACGAGCTCCTCAGCTTCTGCTGGATCATCTCCGGCAGGTGTCCCGGCTGGCGGAGGAGTTTGCTCCCACTCCGGAAATGAAAGAAGCGGCCCGGCAGTGTGGGCTTCTTCATGATGTGGGAAAGTATTCTGCAGATTTCCAGAATTATCTTTTGGGGAAGAAACATGGCCGGGTGGATCATTCTACAGCCGGGGCCCAGCTTTTGGCGGGGAACGGAAATCTCATTTCCTCTATGGAAGCTTTCTGCATCGCCGGACACCATGCAGGGCTGTCGGATTTGGGTTCACCGACGGATTTGCCGGGAGAGAATACGTTTTCGGCGCGGGTGAAGAAAAAAGTTCCGGATTGCTCTGCCTGGAAGCAGGAACTGGAGGCTCCCAAACCCGTCCAGAGAATCGAACAGGCAATCTCTGATTTCCAGAGCCAGGGGCAGATGGATTTCATTGGCTGCGGGCTCTGGCTGCGGATGCTGTATTCCTGTCTGGTGGATGGAGATTTTCTGGATACGGAAGCCTATATGCAGGGAGGTGCGGTGCAGAGGGGCGGTTTTGCTTCTTTGGAGCAGCTCCATGAACGGTTCTTTTCTGCCCTGGAGGAAAAGGGATTCTTCCATCCGCAAAATGCATTGAACCGGAAACGGTGCGAAATCCTCCAGCGGTGCATCCAGAAGGGGAAGGATAAGGAAGACAGGATCTATACTTTGACGGTACCCACTGGGGGCGGCAAGACCATTTCTGCCTTTGCCTGGGCCCTGGAAAAGGCCAGAACCTGCGGGAAGCGGCACATTATATATGTGATTCCCTATACGTCCATCATCGAACAGACGGCGGACATCCTCCGGTCCTACCTGGGGGAGGAAAACGTCATTGAACACCACAGTCAGGTGGAATATGAAGACAAGGACGAAAAGATGGACCCCCGGCGGCTGGCCACGGAAAACTGGGACGCGCCGGTGATTGTGACCACCAACGTCCAGTTCTTTGAATCCCTTTTTGCCAACCGGTCTTCCCGTTGTCGGAAGCTCCACAATGTGGCCAACAGCATCCTGCTGTTCGATGAAGCCCAGATGTTCCCGGTGGAGTATATGATTCCGGTGCTTCGGAGTCTGGAAGCCCTGGTCCGCCATTTTTCCTGTTCGGCCCTTTTGTGCAGTGCCACCCAGCCAAGGCTGGACCAGTTCCTGCAGGGAAAGCCCCAGGAGCTGATGGAAGACATTCCCGGCCTCTATGATTTTTTCAAACGGACTCAACTGGTCAATGAAGGGCTGCTATCCTATGACCAGGTGGCGGAAGCCTTGGATGCCCAGCCTCAGAGCCTGTGCATCTGCCTGACCAAAGGGGAGGCACGGGAAATCGCCAGCCGGATCCGGGGAGAGTATCTCTATCTTTCTACCAACCTGTGTCCGGCCCATCGGCAGCAGGTGATCCATGCCATGAAGGAGAAACTGAAAAGGGGAGAACCCTGCCGGGTGGTTTCCACCAGCATTATTTCCGTGGGGGTAGATATTGATTTCCCGGTGGTCTATGTGGAGGAAAACGGAGTGGACGCCCTGATCCAGGGGGCCGGCCGGTGCAACCGGGAAGGGAAGCGCAAAGCAGAGGACAGCCTGGTCCATATTTTCGCCACGGAAAACAGCCGGAAATCCCATTTTCTTGAACAGGAACGGCAGAGCACCCATATGGTGGAGCAGAAATTCCCGGATCTGGCAGCGCCGGAAGCCATTGCCAAGTACTTTGACTGGCTTTATCATGCAAAAGATGCTATATTGGATAAAAAGAAAATTGTTGAATTATCTGGCAACGGGAAATATGCCACCATCGGTCAACAGTTCAAACTGATCGAAGACCATACGAAAAATGTCCTGATTCCCTGGAATAAGGAAGCCCAGGAGATTATCCAACAGCTCCAGTACGGTATCCGTACCCGGCAGCTGCTGCGGAAGGCCGGCCGTTATATGGTCAGCGTATGGTCCCAGAACGGTCCTCAGCCGGGATTGTATGAACAGATGCTGGCGGATGGGGTCACGGAGGCTTTGGACGAACAGATGGCGGTGCTGAGGGATCTGTCCGTATATAAGGAAGCAACCGGTCTTACCTATCAGGCGGAAGAAGGACGGGGATTGTTTTCCTGA
- the cas8c gene encoding type I-C CRISPR-associated protein Cas8c/Csd1 codes for MILQALVRYYETLLKQGKVEEPGWSVAKVSAEIQLDEEGKLLGILSLRNEVQRGKKTALTDSLLQVPEVFKRSSGVRPNFLYDNSSYFFGVDGKGKPKRSLQCFEASRAFHHQLLDGCDSPVARGILKFFDSWQPEKAEENPVFQQNRDAIVGASGLVFSVNGQEAQKDPEIRRRWMEYKKEGGGENSEKGQCLVTDKVAEIALIHPNIKNVRGAQSSGAALVSFNAPSLESFGHVDDQGLNAPVSEYAAFAYTTALNQLIREGNSLLCGDTTVVFWAQSAEPLYQQVYMNFLNPSGTGENREQTVKAVLDKMLQGVAADVDGITLSPDEPFYVLGLAPNAARLSVRFFWQNTFGVTLQHLQKHQKRLEIVQPSWEQASFLPLWRLLKESVNPNATKSQASPLLAGSLLRSILQDTPYPEAMYRQFLLRIKADSGDGKISYPRAAFVKAYLLKNHQEKWGGEITMNVNENCKAVPYVLGRMFAVLEGLQQDSSEVSATIKDRYFNAACATPGAVFPVLLKLANAHLNKLNRTNKGLAVIAQKKLGSLMEKITVPDEGNPIPSRLTLDEQGMFILGYYQETQARYTKKEEQA; via the coding sequence ATGATCCTGCAGGCACTGGTGAGATATTATGAAACCCTGTTGAAACAGGGAAAGGTGGAGGAACCGGGCTGGAGTGTAGCCAAGGTATCGGCGGAAATCCAGTTGGATGAAGAAGGGAAGCTGCTGGGAATCCTGTCCCTGCGGAATGAAGTCCAGCGGGGCAAGAAAACTGCCCTGACAGATTCCCTGCTCCAGGTTCCGGAAGTGTTCAAACGGTCCAGCGGCGTGCGGCCCAATTTCCTGTATGACAATTCCTCCTATTTTTTCGGTGTGGACGGCAAGGGAAAGCCCAAGCGGTCCCTGCAGTGTTTTGAGGCTTCCCGGGCTTTCCATCATCAGCTGCTGGATGGGTGTGATTCGCCGGTGGCCAGAGGAATCCTGAAATTCTTTGACAGCTGGCAGCCGGAAAAGGCGGAAGAGAATCCGGTGTTCCAACAAAACCGGGATGCGATTGTGGGGGCTTCAGGGCTGGTGTTTTCCGTCAATGGCCAGGAAGCTCAGAAAGATCCGGAAATCCGCCGGCGCTGGATGGAGTATAAGAAGGAAGGCGGGGGAGAGAACAGCGAAAAAGGACAGTGCCTGGTGACGGACAAGGTGGCGGAAATCGCCCTGATCCATCCCAACATCAAAAATGTGAGAGGGGCTCAGTCCTCCGGAGCGGCACTGGTTTCTTTCAATGCACCGTCTCTGGAATCTTTTGGTCATGTTGACGATCAGGGACTGAATGCCCCGGTCAGCGAATATGCGGCCTTTGCCTATACCACTGCCTTGAACCAGCTGATCCGGGAGGGGAACAGTCTTCTTTGCGGGGATACTACGGTGGTATTCTGGGCCCAATCGGCCGAACCGCTGTATCAGCAGGTGTACATGAATTTTCTGAATCCGTCGGGAACCGGGGAAAACAGGGAACAAACCGTAAAAGCGGTGCTGGACAAAATGCTCCAGGGTGTGGCCGCCGATGTGGACGGCATTACCCTTTCGCCGGATGAACCGTTTTATGTACTGGGGCTGGCTCCCAATGCGGCCCGGCTTTCCGTCCGGTTCTTCTGGCAGAATACCTTCGGGGTCACCCTGCAGCATCTCCAGAAGCATCAGAAACGGTTGGAAATTGTCCAGCCTTCCTGGGAACAGGCTTCATTTCTGCCCTTGTGGCGGCTTCTGAAAGAATCGGTGAATCCCAATGCCACCAAAAGCCAGGCTTCCCCGTTACTGGCCGGGAGCCTGCTGCGGAGCATCCTCCAGGATACGCCCTATCCGGAAGCCATGTACCGGCAGTTCCTGCTGCGGATCAAGGCGGATTCCGGAGACGGAAAGATCAGTTATCCCAGAGCGGCCTTTGTGAAAGCCTATCTGTTGAAGAATCATCAGGAAAAGTGGGGTGGAGAAATTACCATGAACGTCAATGAAAACTGCAAGGCAGTTCCTTATGTGCTGGGCCGGATGTTTGCCGTGCTGGAAGGACTGCAGCAAGATTCCAGCGAAGTCAGCGCAACCATCAAGGACCGGTATTTCAATGCGGCCTGTGCCACACCGGGAGCGGTGTTTCCGGTGCTGTTGAAACTGGCCAATGCCCATTTGAACAAATTGAACCGGACCAACAAGGGTCTGGCGGTGATCGCCCAGAAGAAGCTGGGCAGCCTGATGGAAAAAATCACCGTGCCCGATGAAGGAAATCCCATTCCCAGCCGTCTGACCCTGGACGAACAGGGGATGTTCATCCTGGGGTATTATCAGGAAACCCAGGCACGCTATACCAAGAAGGAGGAACAGGCATAA
- the cas7c gene encoding type I-C CRISPR-associated protein Cas7/Csd2: protein MEENKAIRNRYDFVVLFDVENGNPNGDPDAGNMPRVDPETGLGLVTDVCLKRKIRNYVEAAKEDQPGYQIYVRETVPLEVNDKKALEYLGVEDVKKIDKKKDPEADRKIRDFMCSNFYDIRTFGAVMTTFVKGALSCGQVRGPVQLGFAHSIDPIMPQEITITRVAITTTKRQEEGRSTEMGRKYIVPYGLYRVEGYVSANLARKSTGFSEEDLQLLWQAIINMFENDHSAARGNMAVRELIVFKHDSELGNAPSYKLFERVKVEKKDPRKAPRSYHDYQVTVDTENLPEGVACQRMV, encoded by the coding sequence ATGGAAGAAAACAAGGCAATTCGCAACCGGTATGATTTCGTGGTGCTTTTCGATGTGGAAAACGGCAACCCCAATGGGGATCCGGATGCCGGGAACATGCCCCGGGTGGACCCGGAAACCGGGCTGGGTCTGGTGACGGATGTATGCCTGAAACGGAAAATCCGCAATTATGTGGAAGCAGCCAAAGAAGACCAGCCCGGATACCAGATCTATGTGCGGGAAACAGTTCCTCTGGAAGTGAACGACAAGAAGGCCCTGGAATATCTGGGCGTGGAAGATGTAAAGAAAATCGACAAAAAGAAGGATCCGGAAGCGGACCGGAAGATCCGGGACTTTATGTGCAGCAATTTCTATGATATCCGTACCTTTGGGGCTGTGATGACCACCTTCGTGAAAGGAGCTCTCAGCTGCGGCCAGGTGCGGGGGCCTGTACAGCTGGGATTTGCCCACAGCATCGATCCCATCATGCCCCAGGAAATCACCATCACCCGGGTGGCCATCACCACGACCAAGCGGCAGGAAGAAGGCCGGAGCACGGAAATGGGACGGAAATACATCGTTCCCTACGGCCTGTACCGGGTGGAAGGGTATGTATCCGCCAACCTGGCCCGGAAATCCACGGGCTTTTCCGAGGAAGATCTGCAGCTGCTGTGGCAGGCCATCATCAACATGTTCGAAAACGATCATTCCGCTGCCCGGGGCAATATGGCCGTACGGGAACTGATTGTGTTCAAACATGACTCGGAACTGGGCAATGCGCCTTCCTACAAGCTGTTTGAACGGGTGAAAGTGGAGAAGAAGGATCCCCGGAAAGCCCCCCGTTCCTACCATGATTATCAGGTGACCGTGGATACGGAAAATCTGCCGGAAGGGGTTGCCTGCCAGAGAATGGTATGA